A portion of the Staphylococcus felis genome contains these proteins:
- the treC gene encoding alpha,alpha-phosphotrehalase, protein MRQKDWRQSVVYQIYPKSFNDTTGDGQGDLRGIIEKLDYLQFLGVDYLWLTPIYDSPMNDNGYDIRDYYKVNTQFGSDEDLRDLIDEAHKRNLKIMLDIVINHTSTEHHWFQEARKSKDNPYRDYYFFKSSSDGPPTNWESKFGGNAWAYDEVTGEYYLHLFDITQADLNWENESVRHALYDIVNYWIDFGVDGFRFDVINLISKGEFRDSEKIGKEFYTDGPYVHEFLHEMNQHTFGNRDMMTVGEMSSTTIDHCIQYTHPERQELRSVFNFHHLKVDYQNGEKWTNQKFDLLQLKDILMKWQMGIYEGGGWNAIFWCNHDQPRVVSRFGTDKDEVLRERSAKTLAIVLHLLQGTPYIYQGEEIGMTDPHFTSIDQYRDVESLNAYQMLIDSGLDDEAALEILSQKSRDNSRTPMQWNANEHAGFTTGTPWIDVAKNYRHINVASAINNPDSIFYTYKTLIALRHQKEIITYGNIVPRYMEHAQLFVYERQYKGERWLVIANMTNQKAQLPSDIERKGAVIIQSGQLLDDYLEPYATIVMSIEN, encoded by the coding sequence ATGAGACAAAAGGACTGGCGTCAGTCTGTCGTCTATCAAATTTATCCAAAGTCCTTTAATGATACTACAGGAGATGGTCAAGGAGATTTAAGAGGCATTATTGAAAAATTGGATTACCTTCAATTTTTAGGTGTCGATTATTTATGGTTAACGCCAATATATGATTCTCCTATGAATGATAATGGTTATGATATACGCGATTACTATAAAGTAAACACGCAATTTGGCAGTGATGAAGACTTACGTGACTTAATCGATGAAGCACACAAGAGAAATCTTAAAATTATGCTGGATATTGTAATCAACCATACATCAACTGAACATCACTGGTTTCAAGAAGCACGTAAGTCCAAAGACAATCCATATCGCGATTATTATTTTTTCAAATCTTCTTCAGACGGGCCACCCACGAATTGGGAATCTAAGTTTGGCGGTAATGCATGGGCATATGATGAGGTAACGGGTGAGTATTATTTGCATTTGTTTGATATTACGCAAGCAGATTTGAATTGGGAGAATGAATCTGTACGCCATGCTTTGTATGATATTGTGAATTATTGGATTGATTTTGGTGTGGATGGTTTTCGATTTGATGTGATTAATCTTATTTCTAAAGGTGAATTTAGGGATTCTGAAAAGATTGGCAAAGAGTTTTATACAGATGGTCCGTACGTTCATGAGTTTTTACATGAAATGAATCAACATACCTTTGGCAATCGAGATATGATGACAGTCGGTGAAATGTCTTCAACAACCATTGATCATTGTATTCAGTACACACACCCAGAACGCCAAGAGTTGAGAAGTGTGTTTAATTTTCATCATTTAAAAGTGGATTATCAAAATGGTGAAAAATGGACGAATCAAAAGTTTGATTTGTTGCAACTTAAAGATATCCTAATGAAATGGCAAATGGGTATTTATGAAGGTGGCGGTTGGAATGCCATCTTTTGGTGTAATCACGATCAACCGCGTGTTGTATCACGCTTTGGCACAGATAAAGATGAAGTTTTACGTGAACGTAGCGCTAAAACGCTAGCTATTGTTTTGCATTTATTACAAGGAACGCCTTATATTTATCAAGGTGAAGAAATTGGGATGACGGATCCCCATTTTACATCGATTGATCAATATCGAGATGTGGAGTCATTGAACGCATATCAGATGCTGATAGACTCAGGATTGGACGATGAAGCGGCTTTAGAAATATTAAGTCAGAAGTCCCGTGATAACTCAAGAACGCCGATGCAATGGAATGCGAATGAACATGCCGGTTTTACGACAGGAACACCTTGGATAGATGTAGCTAAAAACTACCGTCATATTAATGTGGCTTCAGCAATTAATAATCCGGATTCCATTTTTTATACGTATAAGACATTGATTGCGTTAAGACATCAAAAAGAAATTATCACATATGGCAATATTGTGCCGCGCTATATGGAACATGCACAGCTATTTGTTTATGAGCGTCAGTATAAAGGGGAACGCTGGTTGGTTATCGCTAATATGACAAATCAGAAAGCACAGCTCCCTTCTGATATTGAACGAAAAGGAGCTGTTATCATCCAAAGTGGACAATTATTAGATGATTATCTTGAACCTTATGCTACTATAGTGATGTCAATAGAAAATTAG
- a CDS encoding MFS transporter, whose protein sequence is MKPFYVISLLRGGVVGLYAPLWILFLYHSGYNLFLLGLIGTIFEIAKFVFEVPSGAIADKFGVKVNLSISAICLSMTWLLFPFSSNWLILMALLLTWTLSETLFSGTFEAWISSVVNEEQFSKVLLNNSKLYILCIIIIAPISGYLYHINKVIPFVLAGLISMILIIFIIRFIKIRSNPKAESESTPFSVLLIIKNATAVLFNNKRAFNIIIASFFFAFVIDTIDRYWQPYFQYIGIDESKFGFVAMTGGIVLLVMLHTFSQFNAKINQLPEAFNLLIVMLTIILIVLIALGKKLVTFISISFVTVMDDLMNVLINNALNQEMSQKSSSMATIFSLNGASGAFGEILSGVIFGYVILKVGYTVTFIACSALLIVPFICYLMNVRVISKEKHYTP, encoded by the coding sequence GTGAAGCCGTTTTATGTGATTTCGCTTTTGAGAGGAGGCGTAGTGGGTTTATACGCGCCTTTGTGGATTTTATTTTTATATCATTCAGGCTATAATCTTTTTTTGTTGGGGTTAATTGGAACAATTTTTGAGATTGCAAAATTTGTATTTGAAGTTCCTTCAGGGGCAATTGCTGATAAATTTGGAGTGAAAGTCAATTTATCGATTTCGGCCATATGTCTTTCGATGACTTGGCTGTTATTTCCTTTTTCCTCGAACTGGTTAATATTGATGGCTTTGTTGCTGACATGGACATTATCAGAAACGTTGTTTTCAGGAACGTTTGAGGCATGGATTAGCTCTGTTGTGAACGAGGAACAATTTTCTAAGGTACTTTTGAATAATAGTAAACTTTACATATTATGCATTATCATAATAGCTCCTATTTCGGGATATTTATATCACATCAATAAAGTGATTCCGTTTGTTTTGGCGGGATTGATTTCTATGATTTTAATAATATTTATCATTAGATTTATAAAGATCAGATCAAATCCTAAAGCTGAAAGTGAAAGTACTCCATTTTCAGTTCTTTTAATCATTAAAAATGCCACTGCTGTCTTATTCAATAACAAAAGAGCATTCAACATCATCATAGCTAGTTTCTTTTTTGCTTTTGTTATCGATACGATTGACAGATATTGGCAACCTTACTTTCAATATATTGGTATTGATGAATCGAAGTTTGGGTTTGTTGCGATGACTGGTGGTATCGTATTGTTGGTGATGTTGCATACTTTTTCCCAATTCAATGCTAAAATCAATCAGTTGCCTGAAGCATTTAATCTATTAATCGTGATGTTGACAATTATATTGATTGTATTAATAGCGCTTGGTAAAAAGTTAGTGACCTTTATAAGTATTTCATTTGTAACTGTTATGGACGATTTAATGAATGTTTTAATCAATAATGCTTTGAATCAAGAAATGTCTCAAAAATCTTCTAGTATGGCAACTATATTTTCTTTAAATGGTGCTTCAGGAGCATTTGGAGAGATTCTTTCGGGGGTTATCTTTGGATACGTTATTTTAAAGGTGGGTTATACTGTTACTTTTATTGCGTGTTCTGCGCTTCTTATTGTGCCGTTCATATGTTACTTGATGAATGTCAGAGTCATTTCAAAAGAAAAACACTATACGCCGTAA
- a CDS encoding glutamate synthase subunit beta, translating into MGEFKGFMRYSKRKLDETPLMERIENFNPYQSRFTNEDAKQQGARCMDCGTPFCQTGEEVGRETIGCPLGNYIPEWNDLVYRGDFEYAYQRLAETNNFPDFTGYVCPAPCESSCVMKINRESVAIKGIERTIIDEAFEKEWVKVKKPSKRLAQKVAIIGSGPAGLAAAEELNTFGYQVTVYEKNDKPGGLLTYGIPNMKLDKSIVFRRVRLMEEAGITFQCNINVGVDMDQQTLESEYDAIVLCIGAEKPRDLQLEGRMSEGIHFAMDYLAEQTQRLLKEKSHQTISAQGKRVIVIGDGDTGADCVATALRDGCASVVQFNRRAKKPEQFEMNTSWPHAEPILKKDYAHQEYEAKFGQEPRAYGIQTMRFDYDSDHNVRGVYVQRVQSDRNELDMLSGDREIFIPADLVLLAIGFEGVEPHLTQKLGIQLKHQKIAASTEDYHTNQHKYFAAGDARRGQSLVVWAIREGREVAKSVHEYLNVKSFV; encoded by the coding sequence ATGGGTGAATTTAAAGGCTTTATGAGATATTCAAAACGTAAGCTAGATGAAACACCGTTAATGGAACGAATTGAAAACTTTAACCCGTATCAGTCACGTTTTACGAATGAAGATGCCAAACAACAAGGTGCACGATGTATGGATTGTGGTACACCTTTTTGTCAAACAGGTGAAGAAGTAGGGCGTGAAACGATAGGTTGTCCATTAGGAAATTATATTCCTGAGTGGAATGATTTAGTCTATCGAGGAGATTTTGAATATGCTTATCAACGTTTAGCAGAAACAAATAATTTTCCAGATTTTACAGGTTATGTTTGTCCAGCACCTTGTGAATCATCTTGTGTGATGAAGATTAATCGAGAATCAGTCGCGATTAAAGGTATAGAGCGTACTATTATCGATGAAGCGTTCGAAAAAGAGTGGGTCAAAGTCAAAAAGCCGTCCAAACGGTTAGCACAAAAAGTCGCGATTATTGGAAGTGGTCCTGCGGGATTAGCTGCAGCAGAAGAGTTGAATACGTTTGGCTATCAAGTGACAGTCTATGAAAAAAATGACAAGCCGGGGGGCCTATTGACGTATGGTATTCCAAATATGAAGTTGGATAAATCCATCGTATTTCGACGTGTTCGATTAATGGAAGAAGCGGGCATTACCTTTCAATGTAATATAAATGTAGGTGTCGATATGGATCAACAGACATTGGAATCTGAATATGATGCGATTGTTTTATGTATAGGTGCTGAAAAGCCACGTGATTTACAACTGGAAGGGCGCATGAGCGAGGGGATACACTTTGCGATGGATTACCTCGCAGAGCAAACGCAACGCTTACTGAAAGAAAAATCACATCAAACTATTTCGGCTCAAGGTAAGCGTGTTATCGTAATCGGTGATGGTGATACAGGTGCGGATTGTGTTGCAACAGCCCTCAGAGATGGATGTGCTTCTGTGGTGCAATTTAATAGAAGAGCGAAAAAGCCAGAACAATTTGAAATGAATACGAGTTGGCCACATGCTGAGCCGATTTTGAAAAAAGATTACGCACATCAAGAATATGAAGCGAAGTTTGGCCAAGAACCACGTGCATATGGCATTCAAACGATGCGATTTGATTATGATAGTGATCATAATGTAAGAGGTGTTTACGTACAACGTGTTCAAAGCGATCGTAATGAATTGGATATGCTGAGCGGGGATAGAGAAATTTTTATCCCAGCTGACTTAGTATTGTTGGCTATTGGATTTGAAGGGGTCGAACCACATCTCACTCAGAAATTGGGTATTCAATTAAAGCATCAAAAAATTGCAGCGAGTACAGAAGATTATCATACAAATCAACACAAATATTTTGCAGCAGGAGATGCACGAAGAGGACAAAGTTTAGTCGTTTGGGCTATCCGAGAAGGTCGAGAAGTCGCGAAAAGTGTGCATGAATATTTAAATGTAAAAAGCTTTGTTTAA
- the treP gene encoding PTS system trehalose-specific EIIBC component, whose protein sequence is MAVKVSDVRDIVKAIGGEDNLQSATHCVTRLRLVLNDDSKVDKEKLDQNPLVKGQFKADHQYQIVIGPGTVDEVYKVLINETGTDEVSKDEAKAQAAKKGNPLQRLIKLLGDIFIPILPAIVTAGLLLGINNVLTMPLINKSPSIIERVPQIADFANIINVIATTAFIFLPALVGWSAMRVFGGNPVLGLVLGLVLMHPQLLSQYDIGKVDQIPTWNIFGLKIEQLNYQGQVLPVLLAAYVLAKIEKGLNKVVHDSIKLLVVGPVALLITGFLAFLIIGPVALVIGKGITDAVTFLFQNAGWFGGAIYGLIYAPLVITGLHHMFLAVDFQLMGSDIGGTYLWPILAMSNIAQGSAAFGAWYIYKKRRLEKEQGLAITSGVSGFLGVTEPAMFGVNLPLKYPFIAAIVTSMCVGALIGGSGVIGKVGVGGLPAILSIEQQFWGVYALGTLISAILPFVLTIIFSKFSKEKAKSIVGEK, encoded by the coding sequence ATGGCAGTTAAAGTTTCGGATGTGCGTGATATTGTCAAAGCAATTGGTGGTGAAGACAATCTTCAATCAGCGACGCATTGTGTGACGCGCTTACGATTAGTATTAAATGATGATAGTAAGGTGGATAAGGAGAAGTTAGACCAAAATCCACTGGTGAAAGGACAGTTTAAAGCAGATCATCAGTACCAAATTGTGATTGGTCCGGGCACTGTGGATGAAGTGTATAAAGTTTTAATAAATGAGACAGGCACAGATGAAGTATCTAAAGATGAAGCTAAAGCACAAGCAGCGAAAAAAGGGAACCCTTTACAGCGGCTTATTAAGTTGTTAGGTGATATTTTCATTCCGATTTTGCCTGCGATTGTGACAGCAGGTTTATTACTTGGGATTAATAATGTTTTGACAATGCCTTTAATCAATAAGTCGCCGTCAATTATTGAACGTGTGCCGCAAATTGCCGATTTTGCGAATATTATTAATGTGATTGCGACAACAGCATTTATTTTCTTACCAGCACTTGTAGGATGGAGTGCGATGCGAGTGTTTGGAGGGAATCCTGTACTTGGTTTAGTTTTGGGGCTCGTTTTGATGCATCCTCAATTACTGTCACAGTATGATATTGGCAAAGTAGATCAGATTCCAACATGGAACATTTTTGGCTTGAAAATTGAGCAATTGAATTATCAAGGACAAGTATTACCCGTTCTTTTAGCAGCCTACGTATTGGCGAAAATTGAAAAAGGTTTAAACAAAGTAGTGCATGATTCTATTAAATTGTTAGTAGTGGGTCCAGTTGCATTACTCATAACTGGATTTTTAGCATTCTTGATTATTGGTCCAGTTGCTTTAGTGATTGGTAAAGGTATTACTGATGCAGTGACATTTTTATTCCAAAATGCCGGTTGGTTTGGTGGTGCGATTTATGGTCTGATTTATGCACCACTTGTGATTACAGGGTTGCATCATATGTTCTTAGCAGTCGATTTCCAACTGATGGGCAGTGATATTGGTGGAACATATTTATGGCCTATTTTGGCGATGTCTAATATTGCACAAGGGTCAGCGGCTTTTGGTGCATGGTATATTTATAAAAAGCGTCGACTTGAAAAGGAACAAGGTTTGGCTATTACTTCAGGTGTTTCAGGCTTTTTAGGAGTGACGGAACCTGCGATGTTTGGCGTGAATTTACCACTAAAATATCCATTCATAGCTGCGATTGTCACGTCAATGTGTGTAGGGGCTTTAATTGGGGGATCAGGCGTTATCGGTAAAGTAGGTGTAGGTGGATTGCCTGCTATTTTATCTATTGAACAACAGTTCTGGGGTGTCTATGCTTTAGGAACGTTGATTTCGGCAATTTTGCCGTTTGTTTTGACAATTATTTTTTCGAAATTTAGTAAAGAAAAGGCAAAATCAATCGTTGGAGAAAAATAA
- the gltB gene encoding glutamate synthase large subunit, protein MSKNLFKHTYGLYDEREEHDACGIGFYANMNNKRSHQIVEKSLEMLRRLDHRGGIGADGITGDGAGIMTEIPYAYFERVTSFNLPNEGEYAVGMIFSSETISGTVHEEEIATRFSNEGLHVEGYRSVPVDVGCLAPHVAKTMPVIQQVFVTNATASHFDQALYLARKQIEKYSSEQGLTLYFASLSRRTIVYKGWLRSDQIQSLYIDLQQEDYVSKFGSVHSRFSTNTFPSWERAHPNRLLMHNGEINTIQGNVNWMRARQKKLVETLFGDDAYKVHDIVNQSGSDSAIVDNALEFLSLAMPPEQAAMLLIPEPWLYNHSNHPDVRAFYEFYSYLMEPWDGPTMISFCDGDKLGALTDRNGLRPGRYTITKQNEIIFSSEVGVVDVSESDVVYKGQLNPGKLLLVDFTQNKVVDNDELKLSIAKKNPYQAWLQSKDEALDLEKVLYQAESFDRVALLNDQQRFGYTREEIDKYLTELVTAQKDPIGAMGYDMPLAVLSEQPESLFNYFKQLFAEVTNPPIDAYREKIVTSELTYLGGEGNLLSPDEEALNRVQLKHPILTQNQLDVIEAEALKCAYFSTGYSDGLESALTALGRKVIQAVQEGAEVIVLEDQSVLASKQYAMPILLAVSHIHQLLIRENLRMQTSIVASSGEAREVHHIACLIGYGANAVLPYLAQRTIADLTEQGRLDGTIHDNVTTYNQTLAEGLIKVMAKMGISTVQSYHGAQIFEAVGIGEDVIARYFTGTTSKLSGISLETLDAENKARQSNKGDVLSAGSTFQWRQQGQYHTFNPTTIRLLQQACRENDYDKFKAFSSVANEHTTSHIRDLFEFKKVQPIDIKHVETVDRIVKRFKTGAMSYGSISQEAHQTLAEAMNQIGGKSNSGEGGESLSRYHVQSDGRDYHSAIKQVASGRFGVTSYYLNHASEIQIKVAQGAKPGEGGQLPGGKVYPWVAEVRGSTPGIGLISPPPHHDIYSIEDLAQLIHDLKNANHQADITVKLVSKSGVGTIAAGVAKAYADKIVISGYDGGTGASPKTSIQHAGLPWELGLAETHQTLMLNGLRSRVRLETDGKLLTGRDVAFACMLGAEEFAFATAPLVVLGCIMMRVCHKDTCPVGIATQNGELRQLFTGKAQHVVNYMHFVAQELREIMAQLGVASVDELVGRTDLLKRAMRVSNHPKARDMQLDKLLHRYEGERIKTISQQHGVLSNLDATAIVSEAQTAIEKGETFVGRYKVGNVQRNVGVLTGSEITKVHGLEGLADDTITIETEGHGGQSIGAFIPKGLTIKHTGDANDYVGKGLSGGKLVINAPNPSREDNIIVGNVCFYGATKGEAYINGRAGERFCIRNSGANVVVEGVGDHGLEYMTGGRVVILGDVGKNFGQGMSGGVCYLFPSQVETFIEQCQLDTLDFDTVKDPKEQSQLRFMIENHVSYTNSIKGQKILDHFETEINRCIKIIPKDYKVMTQRIDDYQKQFGAREKAVLAAFNDHTQVQQA, encoded by the coding sequence ATGTCAAAAAACTTATTTAAGCATACCTATGGATTATATGATGAGCGCGAAGAACATGATGCGTGTGGGATTGGGTTTTATGCCAATATGAATAATAAAAGGTCGCATCAAATAGTTGAGAAGTCTTTAGAGATGCTCCGTCGTTTAGATCATCGTGGTGGAATAGGCGCTGACGGCATTACAGGTGATGGTGCAGGTATCATGACGGAAATTCCATATGCTTATTTTGAGCGAGTGACATCTTTCAACTTACCCAATGAAGGTGAATATGCGGTTGGGATGATATTTTCAAGCGAAACCATTTCTGGCACAGTCCACGAAGAAGAAATTGCAACACGTTTTTCAAATGAAGGATTGCATGTCGAAGGGTATCGGTCGGTGCCTGTTGATGTAGGGTGTCTTGCACCGCATGTTGCAAAGACGATGCCAGTTATTCAGCAAGTCTTTGTGACTAATGCGACAGCCTCACATTTTGATCAGGCATTATACCTCGCACGAAAACAGATTGAAAAATATAGTAGTGAACAAGGACTTACGCTATACTTTGCGAGTTTGTCGAGACGAACAATTGTATATAAAGGGTGGTTGAGATCTGATCAAATTCAAAGTCTTTACATTGACCTTCAACAAGAGGATTATGTGTCAAAGTTTGGCTCTGTTCATTCTAGGTTTAGTACGAATACATTTCCAAGTTGGGAACGTGCTCACCCGAACCGTTTACTCATGCACAACGGTGAAATTAACACAATTCAAGGTAATGTGAATTGGATGAGAGCACGACAAAAGAAGTTGGTAGAAACACTCTTTGGAGACGATGCATATAAAGTGCACGACATCGTCAATCAATCTGGTAGTGATTCGGCTATTGTTGATAACGCGCTTGAGTTTTTAAGCTTAGCCATGCCACCTGAACAAGCAGCGATGTTACTGATACCTGAACCATGGCTGTATAACCATAGCAATCATCCAGATGTTCGTGCCTTTTACGAATTTTATAGTTATTTAATGGAGCCTTGGGATGGACCTACAATGATTTCTTTTTGTGATGGTGACAAGCTAGGTGCGCTAACTGATCGGAATGGACTGAGACCTGGCCGATATACGATTACAAAGCAAAATGAAATTATCTTTTCATCAGAAGTTGGTGTGGTTGATGTTTCGGAATCAGATGTTGTATATAAAGGACAACTTAACCCGGGCAAGTTATTGCTCGTTGATTTTACACAAAACAAAGTCGTTGATAATGACGAATTGAAATTGTCTATTGCTAAGAAAAACCCTTATCAAGCGTGGCTTCAATCAAAAGATGAGGCGCTTGATTTAGAGAAAGTCCTTTACCAAGCTGAATCATTCGACCGAGTCGCGTTATTGAATGATCAACAAAGATTTGGCTATACACGAGAAGAAATTGATAAATATCTTACAGAATTAGTGACTGCACAAAAAGATCCTATCGGTGCAATGGGCTATGATATGCCTCTTGCAGTTTTAAGTGAACAGCCTGAATCCTTATTTAATTACTTTAAACAGCTCTTTGCAGAGGTGACGAATCCACCTATTGATGCATACCGTGAGAAAATAGTGACAAGTGAATTAACGTATTTGGGTGGTGAAGGTAACTTGCTTAGCCCGGATGAAGAAGCGCTAAATCGTGTGCAACTTAAGCACCCGATATTAACGCAAAATCAATTAGATGTTATCGAAGCTGAAGCTTTAAAGTGTGCTTATTTCTCAACGGGTTATAGCGATGGCTTAGAGTCGGCATTAACAGCTTTAGGTCGTAAGGTCATTCAGGCAGTCCAAGAAGGTGCAGAGGTTATCGTTCTTGAAGATCAATCTGTTTTAGCATCAAAACAATATGCGATGCCGATCTTACTTGCTGTGAGTCATATTCATCAACTATTGATTCGTGAAAATTTAAGAATGCAAACGAGTATTGTAGCCTCTTCAGGTGAAGCGCGTGAAGTCCACCATATTGCGTGCTTGATTGGATATGGTGCAAATGCTGTTTTACCGTATCTTGCACAACGGACGATTGCCGATTTAACAGAGCAAGGTCGACTGGACGGCACGATTCATGACAATGTGACAACGTATAATCAGACGTTAGCTGAAGGGCTCATTAAAGTCATGGCCAAAATGGGCATCTCGACAGTTCAAAGTTATCATGGCGCACAAATATTTGAAGCGGTCGGGATAGGAGAGGATGTTATAGCACGTTACTTTACAGGGACAACGTCAAAATTGTCGGGAATTTCTCTTGAAACGTTAGATGCTGAAAATAAGGCGCGTCAGTCGAATAAGGGTGATGTACTTAGCGCAGGAAGTACGTTCCAATGGCGCCAACAAGGCCAGTATCATACATTCAATCCAACTACGATTCGTTTATTGCAGCAGGCTTGTCGAGAAAATGATTATGATAAATTCAAAGCTTTCTCAAGTGTAGCGAATGAGCATACAACGAGTCATATCCGAGATTTGTTTGAGTTTAAAAAGGTTCAACCTATTGATATTAAACATGTAGAAACGGTTGATCGTATTGTGAAACGTTTTAAAACAGGTGCGATGAGTTATGGATCAATCTCTCAAGAAGCGCATCAAACGTTAGCCGAAGCAATGAATCAAATCGGTGGAAAAAGCAACAGTGGGGAAGGCGGAGAGTCTTTAAGTCGTTATCACGTTCAAAGTGATGGACGTGACTATCATAGCGCGATTAAACAAGTAGCCTCAGGACGTTTTGGTGTAACGAGCTATTACTTAAATCATGCTTCTGAAATTCAAATTAAAGTTGCTCAAGGTGCGAAACCTGGAGAAGGTGGACAATTGCCTGGAGGTAAAGTCTATCCATGGGTTGCTGAAGTGCGTGGCTCTACTCCAGGAATCGGATTAATCTCGCCACCACCACATCACGATATCTACTCTATCGAAGACTTAGCGCAATTAATCCATGACTTAAAAAATGCGAATCATCAGGCTGATATCACAGTGAAACTCGTTTCAAAATCAGGTGTCGGTACTATTGCTGCAGGTGTTGCCAAAGCGTACGCCGATAAAATTGTGATAAGTGGCTATGACGGCGGTACAGGGGCTTCACCTAAAACGAGCATCCAACATGCAGGTTTGCCGTGGGAGTTAGGCCTGGCTGAAACACATCAAACATTAATGCTTAATGGACTAAGGTCGAGAGTCAGATTAGAAACGGATGGAAAACTGCTTACAGGACGTGACGTTGCTTTTGCCTGTATGTTAGGTGCGGAAGAATTTGCTTTTGCAACTGCGCCTTTGGTTGTACTCGGATGTATCATGATGCGTGTCTGTCATAAAGATACGTGTCCTGTTGGTATCGCAACGCAAAACGGTGAACTCAGGCAATTGTTTACAGGTAAAGCGCAACATGTTGTGAATTACATGCATTTTGTTGCACAAGAGCTTCGAGAAATCATGGCACAGCTTGGTGTAGCGTCAGTTGATGAACTCGTTGGACGTACAGATTTATTAAAGCGTGCTATGCGTGTCTCAAACCATCCAAAAGCACGGGATATGCAACTCGATAAGTTGTTACATCGTTACGAAGGCGAGCGTATCAAAACAATTTCACAGCAACATGGTGTATTAAGTAACCTTGATGCGACAGCTATCGTATCCGAAGCGCAAACAGCTATTGAAAAAGGGGAAACATTCGTAGGGCGTTATAAAGTCGGTAACGTACAACGTAATGTAGGTGTACTGACTGGTAGTGAAATTACAAAAGTTCATGGCTTAGAAGGGTTAGCAGACGATACGATTACTATAGAGACAGAAGGACATGGCGGACAAAGTATAGGTGCTTTTATACCGAAAGGATTAACAATTAAACATACTGGAGATGCAAATGACTACGTTGGTAAGGGGTTATCAGGTGGTAAACTAGTCATTAATGCACCGAATCCATCGAGAGAAGACAACATTATTGTAGGTAATGTTTGCTTTTACGGCGCGACAAAGGGTGAAGCTTATATTAACGGACGTGCAGGTGAACGTTTTTGTATTCGGAACAGTGGTGCTAACGTTGTTGTAGAAGGGGTAGGCGATCACGGCTTAGAATACATGACTGGCGGGCGCGTAGTCATTTTAGGTGATGTAGGTAAAAACTTCGGACAAGGGATGAGTGGTGGTGTGTGTTACCTTTTTCCATCGCAAGTAGAAACATTTATAGAACAATGCCAATTAGATACGTTGGATTTTGATACAGTTAAAGATCCGAAAGAGCAAAGTCAGTTGCGATTCATGATTGAAAACCATGTTAGCTATACGAATAGTATCAAAGGACAAAAGATTCTTGATCACTTTGAAACGGAGATTAATCGATGTATTAAAATCATTCCAAAAGATTATAAAGTTATGACACAAAGAATTGACGACTATCAAAAACAATTTGGAGCACGAGAAAAAGCAGTTTTAGCCGCATTCAATGATCATACACAAGTTCAACAAGCATAA